A stretch of DNA from Coccidioides posadasii str. Silveira chromosome 1, complete sequence:
CGCACGAGCCCCGACCAACAAATGTGCAGGGTTCAGTAGTGGATCATCCGCGTCGTTGGTGCCCTTTTTATAAATGACCATCTGGTCACGCAGGCCACGGGGGATGGAGAGGTACGTCCCGTAATCGGTGATGGTGTATTCCCTAAGCAGAATGGCGGCGGTGAGGGCCTGGATGGGAAAGGTGATGTACTGGTGATACCAGGTTGAGTAGGCGGTGGCCCAGGGGACCTGTACAAGCCCCAATTTTAGCCAAAACAAAGACAAGATGCATGTGCTGCATTGACTTGGGGGAAGTTATTTAAGTGGTGCTCGGATAACTTCTCACCTGCCCAATGCTAAGCCAGAGCTCAGCCTCCTTGATGTTCGTCGCCGATTTATCGTAGCGACTTAAGAACCGAACGGGAGGTTTAGTATTTCCAGCTTCAGCGGCGTCATGCATCTTCGAGAACATATCAGCAATGTCGCTGTTCCCTGAGAGCTTCGCCGGGTTGGAGGGTGGTCCGATGAGCATGAAATGGTCCCGGAAAGCATAGTAGCTTGGGGACTCGGCGATTCCGTGCTTGATCGAGATACGTTCGGCCACGGGGCTGTAAGTGATGCCGACATCGACAATTCCGTCCTTGAGGTAGTTGATAGTCACAGTGGTATCGCTCTTATACCAAGCAACCTTGAACGGAGCCGATCCGCTGTCAACTTTTGATTTGATGAAGGCATCCGCGAGCTCTTTCATGCATAGATCTGTCAGAATTCTCGTCCCCATGATGAAGAAAAGCAGAAATATTTTGAGCTGTTCACCTTTTACTAGACCACTTTGACCTGCTCCTCCATTGCCGATCCTCAATTGCACGGGTGAGTGCTTCGAATCGTATCCTCCATCATATACATCCTCCGGATCCACGGCCAGGATACCTGCAACGAACTGCAGAAGGCAGAGGAAGAGAACTCTGGTTGACAACATACTGACTACAATCGCTTGCACCAggccctttttctctttttttccccagaGTCCTCTCGATGATGGGCGTCGAAATGTTCCCCGACTCCCCAGGACAAACCTCTCATCTTTTTATACACTCTCGATCGGTCCAGCTTCGACGTCCTCACGAGCCCCGGCCAGCAAAATGGGTGTAACTATgggttaactagttaaacGCCACCGAGAATTCACGGCTGGCtgaaaggggaaaaaaaagaaaaacaaagaaaGCCACTGAGCTGGCATTGACAGCAAACGTCTCCTACTAGCGCAGGCAGCCGATAAACCAGTGAAGGCCACATCAACCTTGTGCAACAGCATGTGGGCTCTGTCCGATCGGGAAGAGCCCGCAAATCCAATGTCTTTGTGATTTGCTTTTTCGGGTCAGCCATCCCGATCGAGATCGACGTTTCACCGAACCCCTGGCGGTGAGCAGAAAACTGACAGGAACCAGCAACGCCCAGGCACGACGGGTGAGGTCTAAAATTGCGCACGGGATTCGGAAAAACTCTCTTCAACAATTACCAAGGACGGCATAACACAGGCGGTTCTCGAGgagctcttcttctttttccttttctttatttctttttttttttttttttttaaagcgCAGGGAGGCATTTGGTCGTAAGCTATGATAGGTCATTAGTGGTCAGTGTCGATCAATTTTGCGGCTATTTGGGGCTTCCATTGTTACTAGAAACGGTATGGCTGCGTATATGTAATTAACTATGTAGTTAAGTCGTGCTCCAGAAGCTGCGCGACAAGCCTGACGGCCCTCACAAAAGCTTTCGGCTGCTCATCATCTACCAAACCATGGCCCTGTCTCAGGGCTTCGCTTGAAGGAACGAGGCGGAATATCAACGCTCTCACGAGCATCTGCAATCGAAAAGCATCGGTTCCCAACACGCGGACCAGATTCTCCCCCTCACCATGCCAGATCAGACCGTCAGCGACAACGATCGCTTCGGCATACTCAACAGGCCGCCAG
This window harbors:
- a CDS encoding uncharacterized protein (SECRETED:SignalP(1-20)~EggNog:ENOG410PM18~COG:P) — translated: MLSTRVLFLCLLQFVAGILAVDPEDVYDGGYDSKHSPVQLRIGNGGAGQSGLVKELADAFIKSKVDSGSAPFKVAWYKSDTTVTINYLKDGIVDVGITYSPVAERISIKHGIAESPSYYAFRDHFMLIGPPSNPAKLSGNSDIADMFSKMHDAAEAGNTKPPVRFLSRYDKSATNIKEAELWLSIGQVPWATAYSTWYHQYITFPIQALTAAILLREYTITDYGTYLSIPRGLRDQMVIYKKGTNDADDPLLNPAHLLVGARAKNAEMAKEFAKWLVSKEGGQKVIEGFKKDGQQLYSPAPYRHI